The sequence below is a genomic window from Bos taurus isolate L1 Dominette 01449 registration number 42190680 breed Hereford chromosome 7, ARS-UCD2.0, whole genome shotgun sequence.
AATATGCTATTAGGATACAGGGAGACTAGTGGTACCACGAGGGGAGTAAGAGTGATGGGGGAAGTGAGTGGAGAAGCACCTTGAGGGACATCCCAGAAGATAACTTTGAGAGAGTGATGAAAAACTGATTCCAACAGGTAAGTGGTAGGTAGTGAGGCCAAGGGGAGAGAAGATACTGAAGGAGTCAGACTGAAGGCATGGAGAATTGGCAAAGTGAAAGGAACTGGATTTGGTTTGGACAGAGAGGGTGAAGGGTATGGCAGGGTTAGACAAAATACTGGAGATTCATGGAGACTGGATTCTAGACTGAAGATAAGAGTGAGGCATGGATAAAATAGCAGGGGTATGTGTGACAGGATCCAATTAATTTTAGATCACACAGTTGTAGTGTGGCCTAGGCATAGGCATGGGCCAGAGGGAagacagggcttccttggtggctcagtggtaaggaatccatctgccaacgcaggagatgtgggtttgatccctgagtcgagaagaggccctagagaaggaaatggcagcccactccagtattcctgcctgggaaattccatggacagaggagcctggcaggccctggtctatggggtcacaaagagttggacatgacttcagttcagttcagtcgctcagtcatgtccaactctttgtgaccccatgaaccacagcatgccaggcccccctgtccatcaccaactcccggagtttacccaaactcatgtccattgagtcagtaatgccatccaaccatctcatcctgtcatccccttctcctcctgccctcaatctttcccagcatcagggtcttttcaaatgaatcagctctttgcatcaggtggccaaagtattggagttgcagcttcaacatcagtccttccaatgaacactcaggactgatctcctttaggatggactggttggatctccttgcagtccaagggactctcaagagtcttctccagcaccacaattcaaaagcatcaattcttcagtgttcagctttctttatagtccaactctcacatccatacatgactactggaaaaaccatagccttgactagatggacctttgttgacaaagtaatgtctctgcttgacTTACGACCAAAGAACAGAGGGAAGACAGGAAGACCTGTTAGGAGAAAGACTGTTGCAGGAGCTCAGGTATGAGAAAGGAGTGAGAAGTAGGGACCATCTCTATGGCCCTGACTGAGGCTGCACTTACAGTCAGTGGCTGGGCTTCCATGGTCTGCAGTCTCAGGTGGGCAACAGGCCAAGTCCTGCCCTGTCCACCTCAGTGGCCAATAGGCCACTTACATTCCAACCTGGACTGCACCAACTAGCTCTTTGCAACTTGCAAACAAAACCTAGAAATGAACTGCTTTCAAAAATTCCTGATTACATCCCTGGTTACCAGGAAACAGCAGGACAAGTTGCAAAGTCCCAtcacaggaaataaaaagaacGCTTCAGTGAGCGCCAGCATCTTCCCACCAGGATTCCAGCCAGCTGTCATTCATGATGCCTGGCAGAACTGAACAGGCATTAAGAATAGGAGCAGTTTCTTCAGTGCCAGATTAAACGCTTTAATCTTTCTTGTGATGCACTATGAGGCTGCCATTATCATAGGAATTTTCACTAAAGGgctgagaggttaaataacttgcccaaggttgaGTCCAAATCTGGGGAACTGGGATTTCCACCCTGGAATACCTGCCTCTTGCAGGTCTGTGTACCATGCCCTGCCTTCGAAACCAGAAACAGTAGAAAAGCACCCTCATTTCCCCCCATCCCTGCAATGTTTTAGGGATACTTTTAGATTTACCAAAAAGTTGCAAGATATGACCTTTCTGTATATCACTCATTTGGTTTccaactctgatgctgggagggattgggggcaggaggagaaggggatgacagaggatgagatggctggatggcatcactgactcgatggacgtgaatcttagtcaactccgggagttggtgatggacagggaggcctggcatgctgcgattcatggggtcgcaaagagtccgacacgactgagcaactgaactgactgaactgaatgctagtATCTTACATTTTTAACAATTCACTTGTCAAAACTAAGGAGCACAGGTACATTACTACTAATTGGACTGcagattcagattttttttttggccacactggccTTCACTGTGGTGTCCGGCTCTTCATTGCAGGGTGTTTGGCcttcctgttgcagagcatgggctctagagcacatggggtttgttgccctgcagcatgcaggatcttagttctctgaaccaggatcaaacctgcctcccctgcatcagaaggcagattcttaagcactggacaagggaagtccccaggttaatattttattagtttttacaCTAATGCCCTTTCAGGTCCAGGATCCAATGCCTTATTCCACCTCCTTCAGCTCTTCTGGTCTTGAGTCCTGGTTTAACTTTTGACAATTTAAATGTTGATATGTTGTAGAATGCCCTCTAACTAGATTATGGGTTTTCAGAAATTTAAACTTCAGTTGAAGTATTCATCATCTTGTCAAGTCAGAGTACTAGAAACATGATTTATCCAAGTGTTCAGCAACCCTTAATAGTTCATCTCTCCAAAGCTAACATCTTCCATGTTCCACTCTTTGGAAAGTGAGTCACTAAGCCTAGCCCACAGgtaagttcaattcctggaagGGGGAgcaactatttttagtttttgtaagATTTATGCCTTCATCTTAAAATCACCTGAATCAGCATGGACTCATTTATACTTTGTGTTGTAATTagtcattttaaagatgatgaaCAGACTCTTTTATGGCTAATCCATCACACACAGTAAGTTGGTAGGAGCCATGGCAAGACTCACCTCTTCAGGGCTCTTCCAAGTGGGATGGGAGTTGTGAACAGATGTATACCTGGGAAATGGATGCtaaacagcaataaaaaggaatgaagtactgaaacACGTCTGCTGGGATGAACCCTCAAAGTGTTACGTCATTGTCTTGCCTCCGAGTAGAAGTCACCATCCCAGGGCCCTGGGCTAATCCTCTGCAGAACACTCAGGACCATCTGGTGCCACTGGGTCCTTGGAGTTGGATGCAGGCTTCCGGAAAGCACAAACTTTTTTATCACTGATGAAAATAGGGCTTGGTGTGTATTTGTGGGTGACTGAATCTTTATGTACTTTATGTACTGATGTGGAACAGCCTCCTAGATCTGccaagtgagaaaaagaaagatacaagacAGTGCACTCCCTTTCTTGCACAGAAGGTGTGGGGGGTGAGTACCCACCCACACGTGTTTATATATGGCTGTCTGGAAGGCTCTTCTGCTCAGGCTACACTGGGCTCAACAGTTTCCACTCCACTCCCGCTCTTTAAGAATTGGTCCATTTTTGGAATCAACATCTCCACTTTCAAAACAAGGTCTCCAAGGCCTTGGTCTCTTTAGATGACTGAGGCAACTAATGTCACAAACAGTAGTGTTGAGAAGACCCAACTGTAGCACCAGAATTTCACCTCTCCTTCCGCTCCTCCTCTCAGGAAACCAGTTCACAGAACACAGGCTCACCCTGTCCCAGGGCAGGGGCTGGATCAACACTTCATGTTCCTCTTTGACAGGTTATATACATTCTCTGAAGCAATGTATCTATTAAATGGCTGCTGGTTTATCAATGCACCCGTGACCTCAAGACAGCCCCATACCCTGGTTAAACACAGACAGGAAAAAGGAATCAAGTACCCCCGAGCAATGGCCCCTACATAAAGGAGAGATGACTGGAGTCAAAAACAGCTTACATCAAAGCAATTTATTAACAGAAAGCAATAATTTGAGAAGTCCTGTTCACAGACGGCGACCACGGCGACCCCCCTTCCTGCGGGTGCTGTCGGAGGGGATGGGGGTGACATCCTCTGTAGGGAGAAGAGAAAACATCATTGTCTGGAGCTGGATGGGAAGGGGCGCAGGCTGCCCGAGGCCAGTGGTCAAACAGATCAGCAGTGGATCCTACTGCTTCCCAAGTTAAGTCCTCAGTATGTAGCAGATGGGTCCAGCTGACCCACGAGCTGCCTCCTCAAAACTTCTCATGTAGTTTGAACTCAAATTCCATGaaggggaaactgaagctcagacagAGTAGGCAACTTGAATAGGATGTCAGAGGGAGGTGACAAATCCAGGTTTCTGATACCTAGCCCACTGACTCTAGTGGAAAAATCCTCTCAAACTGAAGAACAGCTCCTTTTTAATAGGTAAAAGAAgattgaaaatgttttgaaaaaaatcttgagAGAGAGATGGACCATCAGGTCGAGGGATCAGTACACGCTATCACAGAAACAGCGGGGAAGGGCTAACATCTTTCTAAGAGCTATAAACGGCCAGACACGAGGGTATAAACGCTATGCAAGTATAGAGAACTGCTGTGATTCTTAACCATGGGAGCCACTGCCCCCTCCATATATTTTTGTCACAATGACTAGCCCGCTCTACTAATACACAGTAGTCAGCCCCCCAAAATATTGAACACAACTCCcttgaaaacaatagaaaggacAATTTATCTCCCATTAGTTCCACCAGCCACTATCAGGCACAGAAGTACAGAAATGAGACAGTGCTGTTCCAATGCAGGACATTCAGGTCAAGGTGGCATGAGTGTTCACGTAGAGAGTTTATGTCACTCGGTACCTCTTGCACACCCCATTAACAAATCTAACTGCCAAAAGTTAGCAGACCAGGGCCTATGTCCACTGCACAGACCGCATGCTTTCTGGGGTCACACCTGAAACAAAACCAAGCATCAGCCAAAGAGGGGTACTCACCAATCCGCCCAATCTTCATCCCTGAGCGGGCGAGGGCTCTGAGCGCTGACTGGGCCCCTGGTCCAGGAGTCTTGGTCCTAGAAAACGAATATCGAAATTAAGAAAAGCTTTTGGCCAAGTCATTATTTGTTGCATACCTCCCCCACACCATGGGCCATAGTTTGTATTTTGCTCTGCCTGCAGCCTGTTTAAGGAAGTgccctcttttaaaaatatttatttgcaatggaaggataactgctttacagtattCTGCCAAACATAAGTGCTCCCTTTCGTCACATGCTGTGATTCTAAGTCTTTTTGGTGATCTGTCCTTTCCCACCCTCCCAAGATCAGTGGATCACTTAACAACTTCCTATCTGGTCTCACACAGCGGCCATCTTTAACAAACCAACCAACCTCAAACTCAAATCATTACTATTAAAAAGTTTTCATGCCCAGAGATGTCCCAAGCTCATTTCCACTCCAAGACCTTTTCCTTCCAGTTGTCCCTGGCTGTAATACTCTCCTCTGTTCTCCCTTCACTGGACCAATTCCTAATATCACATTAGGTCTTCATTTAAATTCTATTATCAACCCAGCCCTGACACATTTCTGCTTCCCAACATTTGCTGCAAAAAGGAACCATACGCTCCCCTGCTCTATATTGTTTAAAGCCTAACTCTGCCAGACTGAGAGCCACAGAGGATGGAAACAATAACTGTTTTCCCTATCACTCTCTTCTAGTACTTGTAACATAGCACTTCATATGCTGTGTATGCTCAATTAACACAGTAAGTTGGGGCAGGGTGAGTGCAGAAACCAATTACAGGCACAGCTCATTTAATTGTGCTTCACAAATCATGCCCTTTTTAAAAAGTCccagttacattttttttaaagcaataaagtattttaaaattaaggtatgctgcatttttttaaaaagacaggatGCTACTGCACACACAATAGGCTACAATATAGTGTAAACCTAACTCttatacacactgagaaaacagtGTTGCTCATTCTTACTGAGATACTGTTTTTATTGCAGTGgtgtctggaaccaaacccacagtatctctgaggtatgcccaTATTAATTACATAGGTACCTATGATGCCTTGCCCAAGCTCAGTGGCCTCACTATCCTCCCAGCCTTACCTATTTCCTCCTGTGGCCCGGAGTTTGATGTGGAGGGCAGTGATGCCCAGCTCCTTGCATCTCTGGGCTACATCCTGGGCAGCCAACATGGCAGCATATGGAGAGGACTCATCTCGGTCAGCCTTCACCTTCATCCCACCAGTTACACGGCAGATGGTTTCCCTGGGAACAAAGCACAGGATCCTTTCTTTCTTACCCATCAAGGATTCAGAGTGCATATCACACCCTAAAGATACAGAGCACTACTGCCCAGGAAGGGCCGAGGATGAAGGTCAATCTGAACAAGCATCCTGATCCCACAAGACCGCCCTAGGTTCTGCAGTGATGGTGTTCACAGATCCCAGCTTAACACTGCATCAACACTTTACTCTTGGCTTTAATCTTATT
It includes:
- the RPS14 gene encoding small ribosomal subunit protein uS11, with protein sequence MAPRKGKEKKEEQVISLGPQVAEGENVFGVCHIFASFNDTFVHVTDLSGKETICRVTGGMKVKADRDESSPYAAMLAAQDVAQRCKELGITALHIKLRATGGNRTKTPGPGAQSALRALARSGMKIGRIEDVTPIPSDSTRRKGGRRGRRL